In the genome of Xenopus tropicalis strain Nigerian chromosome 10, UCB_Xtro_10.0, whole genome shotgun sequence, the window ATAACTTTCTGCCAAGCGATGTTAAATTGCAGTTGTCTATTGTAATAGATGGGGCTATGGGCGGTTCTTTTGCTCCCCCCTGTCCGCAGCAAAcactaaaggagaagtaaacctttACAAGAAGTTGATGTAATGTACCGGCAAGCACTTTggcaatttgcattcattatttctttattttctattccaaaatattaataataatcaatAGCACCACCTACTGGTCACTTTAAGAACATGAAGCAGTGTAGGACGTGGTCAatattgtcaggagaaagaaagagggctttAATGTGGCCAGACATggtgctcgtttggtgaggtcgtcAAACGAGCGGAttgtctcctgatatgcccatctaCGGAATGAAAATGGCCGATGTGGTTcccgatccaacaggaaaatcaaacctgcccaactgagaTCTGACCGGGTTGgtcggggggccccatacaccaGCAgctatctgaggtttctaatgtttctcCTACCCAGAAGAACATCGGAGCAgccctttttctttctccttcatGTTCGGGAAgttaccagcaggtggcgctgttgtaaccaAATGCCTAAcagtactttaacccttaatatcttggcatttaaaaaaataaataaatactgaatataaattgcaaaagtgcttggaATGGAACTCTTATCAATTTTACGTCAACTTATTTTAATGGTTTACTTACCCTTGAATATTTAATATGGGTGCTCTTAATTAAATTAATAAGGCATGGACGGAATCCACTATTTTATGATCCGGCCGATCCCTGAATCCCTtgactatcccccatatgtaataaaaggcaatgagtttgcccaggagcagtaacccatagcaaccagtaaatgctttctactaattggttgctatgggttactgctcctgggcaaacacattgccttttattacataaccccattagagtgagttgtttgcagcaggaagaAAACGAATTAAATCAAGGTAACgagaaacaaataataaaaccaaTGTGTATAAAGGAACCTACtacagtttgggtgcaggttTCAGTCCCacttttatattaatgtatttttaaaggggcagtttaccttcAGGTTAAGTTTTAGTTACTAAAACCAGTTTAAAAACTATTGATCCTGTGTGTGTTTTGATCATATTCCAGATTTCAGTATTGATGCTCCTCCATCTTGCAAGCCAGCAAAGAAATACTCGGATATCTCAGGACTCCCTGTAAGTACGAATAATGTCTGCAAGACTTTCCCTTACAACTCACTACTGGGCATGAAATGGcaactctagcaccatctaggggcaggatttaacactcaaaaaatggtgtctggacatggtgagacaaaatgtgaaaacttgctggctgcatctgtattttctagaatgctcagggcctggataaaggatctttctgtaatttggatctccataccttaagtctactaaaagtaatttaaacatgaaataaacccaataggattgttctgcccccaataaggggtaattatatcttagttgggatcaagtacaggtactgttttattattacagagaaaagggaatcatttaaccatgaaataaacccaatagggctgttctgcccccaataaggggtaattatatcttagttgggatcaagtacaggtactgttttattattacagagaaaagggaatcatttaaccatgaaataaacccaatagggctgttctgcccccaataaggggtaattatatcttagttgggatcaagtacaggtactgttttattattacagagaaaagggaatcatttaaccattaaataaacccaatagggctgttctgccccaataaggggtaattatatcttagttgggatcaagtacaggtactgttttattattacagagaaaagggaatcatttaaccatgaaataaacccaatagggctgttctgccccaataaggggtaattatatcttagttgggatcaagtacaggtactgttttattattacagagaaaagggaatcatttaaccatgaaataaacccaatagggctgttctgcccccaataaggggtaattatatcttagttgggatcaagtacaggtactgttttattattacagagaaaagggaatcatttaaccattaaataaactctgTGGGCCTAAAATGTATAACATCATGAAATATTGAAGAGCATCCGAATCAACAAAGATTCTATGCGAGTGAATGaactaaatgtttatttaacCTTATTTTGCTTTGCTTTTGTTCCCTAGGCCAACTATACCGACCCTCAGAGCAAGTTACGGTTCAGTACGATTGAGGAATTCAATTATATCAGAATGCTCCCTACTGATGTAGTGACGGGATATCTAACCCTAAGGAAAGCTACAAGTATCGTTTCATAGCCAAGTCAACATACAAACACTATTTATTATTAACTGTggatgtaaataaaacatttttcattttcagtgtGACTCCGCCTTCCTGTGTCTTACTCAGAATTTGTGGGTAATGTCAAATGTAGTGTTAAAGATTTctcattatatatagatatatatatagtcactaTGGTTGTCGGGTTATATAGCCGGATAAAGGGGCGTAGGTCATAACATTGGCAACATCATGACATGAAGACATtgcaattaacattttattatccTTAACATGTATAACATGgacttataatgaagtctatataCAGAAATGTTAGTATAACATTTACATAACCATCAATCCTTACTCACCTCCAAAGGGGGCAGGCCTAATTCACATGTAAACTCCTGGGTCCTGCCTTTCTTCTCCCACCCTAAATCAATGTTGACTACTCCAGGCCTATTAAACTACTTATTCTCCCTGTCAACTACCCCATTTTACTTCCCCCTGGAGCTCAGAGTAATGGTACCTCCCTGCCAAATAGAACTACAAACACAGACTTCTATctcctaagtctgagctttcagaaggagccagcgctacacattagaactgctttcagctaacctattgtttctcctactcccatgtaactggaggagtcccaagccggacttggatttcttactattgagtgctattctgatacctactgggagctgctatcttgctcccttcccattgttctgctgatcggctgctgggggtgagggggggggatatcactccaaattgcagcacagcagtaaagtgtgagggaagtttatcagagcatttTTGTGTTATTTGGGGAGCATTAGGACCCAGTCACATGGGTGGAAGGGAGGAGAGTGGTACTGTTAGTAATTCATACCCGGTGGTGCACAGTAAGGTGCTGAATAGCAGGAGATGTCGGCTACTCTATAAGCTGTGTGAGTGTGTTTGGGAGGGAGTACGGGCCGAGGAGCAGcactcactctctcactcacccctgcacttacactcacacactgtATGTTCCACACACATTGGCACCGCTCCTGTGAGAACTGGGAACAGCTCATAAGTAACTTTTATCTATGTATAAAGCACTGACAGGGTTGGGAAGGAGCTTCTATTAtgttatagtatgttatagactggcctattcctagccactttgcaattggtcttcattaattattttttatagtttttgccttcctcttctacatctttccaactttaaaacagtgaccctggcagccaaaacctattgctctatgAGCTTGTAACTTGATTATTCTTTGTAttccttatgtttctatttagcccctctcctaatcatattcctgtctctcatttaaaccactgcctggttactaaggtaaacaagaccctagcaaccagagagctgctgaaattccaaactgaacagctgctgaacaaaaagctaaataactgaaaaaccacaaaaaatatcaAATGAAAACTGCGAGTTGTCTCAGAATCTCAACGTCTGTGTCTTTCTTAAAGGTAAtgtaaaggtgaataacccctttaaaggggtggttcgcatttaagttaactttagtatgttgAGAAATGgccaattcaaagcaacttttcagttggtcttcattatttagttttCATAGTATTTGAATTCTTCTCTTTCCAGATTTcccccccccggcagccaaaaaatgattgctctgtgaggctccagttttattgttacttttttactttttattacttattttactattcagtccctctcctattcatataccagcctctcattcaaagcaATCCCTGGTTGCTCAGGtaattcggaccctagcaaccagatagccgctgactccaaactggagaacagcAAATCAAaattagaaataattaaaaaactacagctaatacaaaatgaagaccaattgaaattatctcagaatatcactctctacatcatactagttgaacaacccctttatagtGCAGAAGATATTTATTGCCCCATATAGGGGTCCATATGAACCAGACAGGCTGTTTATTTTGTGCAATTGGGCATATTTCACTATGGCTAcaggaggctaagcctccccaaacctgcctgacactttaataaaaataaaaatccctgACTGACTGCAGATTCTACTGTAAACAGCGCAGTGAGGGCAGTGGGAAAGACCTTTCCATTCCTGCAGGTCCAATACTGTGGTAATCAGCTTTCTGCTTAcagcttctccaatcagagcgcAGCTCTTTTTACAGACAGTACAATCTACCAATCAAGCGTAGAGAAGTAGGTGGAGGCGTTTACAGGAACTGAAGGCACTTGGAAAGTGAAAACGTATTAAACCTGTGGGCAGGGGCATCCAATTCAATGCCCAGGTGGGTTCCTAAAGTACAAACCCGCTGAtgtacaggtttgggatactTTTAGGAGCCTCCGCAGGTTTGTACTATGAAAACTAGCCAATGTTTTGTTTTCCCTATTGTACCTGATGTCCCTCTCCCAGTGCatgttgggtaatgtagtttgtattaaACAATACGCCTATATCCAAGGTTAatgtaaaactacattacccagcatgcaatgggtcTGTGTAGAAAGAAGCTCCCTTTTCTACTCTACTTTGCTGCTGTTTCTAACCCCTCAGTCCCAACCTGCCTGCATTACGGCTTCCTGCTCTTTATGGTATGAGATTGTACTATGTACAGTGATGGgggggctgccatttgttactttaTGCAGTTGGTCCTTATAACTCTCAGAATCTCTTAAgttttctgagagttgtagttaaacacacCCACATGTATGTCTATCCACTTCTGCTGTAACTTATGCCTTCTTTTATCTTTTAGATTTTCATTCACGGTGGATATTGGAAAATTAGACCTGGCAACCCTGCCTGTAAGGTTTTACCTGCGCTCCTCACTGACTGGATCCTTGcctctcccacaggtactgtaTAGCTTCTGGGGGCtgattatctggttgctaggatctaaattaccttagcaaccaggcagtggtttgaatgagaggttggaatatgaataggacaggatctaaatagaaaaatatggtattcaaagcaacaataaaactgtaactcacagagcaatagtttttggcccccatttgaaagctgaagggGTTAGTAGAAGAAGGCACatcattaaaaaatgataaaaaaataaataatgaagaccaattgaaaggttgcttagcaTTGACCATGATATAAAaaactaaaagttaccttaaaggggaaccaccCATTTAAGCTACATTACCTAGGTCTCCATGATTCAACCTTCCATCAGAACCAACGCAAACCAACCAGTTTTTAGCCTACAGCACATATAATAAAGCCCCCAAAAATCACCCTTTCATCATGGATGGGTGGGTAACGGACAAAAAAGGGACAGTTGTGGTTCCGGGGGCCCATAAGTGCAATGAATTAGATACAGGGCTGCCGGGGGTATCGTTTGGGCCAAGGGATGAACTGATGAGTATTGCCTTTCCTCTCCTATTAGGATGCTAGTGGCCGTCTCCCTGTTCCTAACGTTATTCCTGGGGGCTTTGGGGTGCATCCTCTTGGTTCTCCCATGGAAGAGTTGGGCTGCACATAAGCGCTTGGTCCGGTTCTGGCGCTGGAGATGCCTCCGAGCCCTATCCAGAGCGGAGCAGCGGCACAAGTTGGAGAAGGACACAGCAGATGCTGAAAGGATACAGGAGAAGGTGCTGCTGGGAATCTTAGGGGGGCTGAAAGAGACAGACTATGGGCAGAAGCACCACTTCCGAGACCTGACAGGTACATGTCTGACACTCTCTATAAAGAGATCCCattattcattttcctttaaaggacaactaaagccaaACAAATGATTCAGCTATTCATAGGGCTTATTGATGTAGCCCAGAGATACAGCATTTACTAATTCcggttagtgatgtgcaggccggccCGATGCCCGTGGGACCCGTGGGATGGGCGGTTTCGGcccgacctcggcacatcacttgtgGGTCGCGGGagggttcgggttgagctcttccgcttgctctgcccccccccccccacaacctaaAGCTGCCGGTATGCGTTTTCTGGCTTCGCAGAGCagtcgttttttggctgccggggtcatttgaaagctggaaagagtcagaagagaaaaagcaaataattcaaaaactataaccagtaaaaaatgaagaccaattgaaaaagaaTAGACCAGTCTGTAGCATACTTACctgaaaatcatccagatatctattggacaggtttaaaaatcctgtcagggcAGGGGCTGCATTGGCTCCTATTATGATTCCATCGTTGGCCAATATTGGCCAAAAATCTTTAAGTTGTGTTTCTTCTCAATAGATGTCTCCTCCTTCCGGAAGCTGCACCCACTGACTGGTTACCATGACTACAAAGACTGCATTCAGCAGATATTGGAGGGAGCAGAGAATATCCTTGTGCCGGGAAAGCCAATCGCATTAGTGGCAACAGCGGGTACATCCGGGGCCCCTCGCACAGTGCCAGTCACAGCCCACAGTGCAGCCGAGCGCTTCCAGCAGGTACCGACATGGCAGCACTAAGTCTGGGTCAGATACAGGGAGAGGGGGGGTGCAGTTGTGCCCCATAAAATCTTCTTCTGTAAGGGGGCCCAGTTGCGCTGCAACAAGTTACACATATTGCATAAGATAAGCATAAAGTTACGGCAAAACTTACGCAGTTTgcgtaacttccacaaaaactgtTTGGAAAACGACGTAACTTGTCTAGAAACTTCTGTAACTTACGTAGGAAACAAaagccaatgcagagaagctttgcagggacaaaccccactgcccccccaatgagttaataactgaagggaaacccccactgccccccaatgagttaataactgcaGCAGATCACCCCCTTTTATATGGAGGTcagcctctgccctgcccatttccaaCCCGCCCCTATCCCCTCCCCAAGTGACATCATATCCTGCTCTCATCCTAAAGCCCAGTATTAATggcaaaaaaggtggcaaccctgtctCTAATGAACAATATAAATCTCAGCCTGAAAAGTAGTAATTGCAAAACCATGAATCTTGCCAGGCAAAATGGCAGAATAGAGTTAATTGCATGTagagaaaatgaaaagcaaaggacagacccctgcggtacccccctAACTACTCTTTGTATCTCTTTAGGGAGCCATGGTGTCCCTGGAAGTCATTCACAGCACTTTCCCTGGAGCGCTGGAGAAGGTGGCCAGGTTCTCCGTCCCACCGAGTATTTGCCATTCCAAATCCGGCATTCCCATTGGTCCATACCCCTCGGTAGCTTCCTATACGGAGCAGCTCTACACCCCTGACGTCCCTAGTGATCCCAAAATGGCCGCCTATGGCCTCTTGTACATTCAGCTGCTCTTTGCCTTAAAGGAGCCCGGCCTGACCTCCCTGGAGACCAGCTTTGCTTGGCTCCTACTCAGAGTATTTTCCATCCTGGAGACCCAGTGGGAGACTCTTGTGAAGGACATAATGCAAGGCCGGATCAGCCCGGATCTGGAGCTTCCCCAGGACGTCAGAAAGCAGATTGAGGATAATTTGTTAGCGGAGCCCAGGCGCGCCAGGGAGCTTCACGCTCAGTGTGAGAAAGGCTTTCTGGGCATCGCTAAGAGGATATGGCCCCGGCTGCAAGTGGCAATTACAGTGTGCTCAGGCGGCAGTGAGTTGGACTGGCAGTTACTTAGAGATGTGCCGTGTCAGGGAGTTACCCTTTATTCTCCTTTATACTGTGCAGCAGAGGGTAAGTGTTTGGGCTTTATTTGTAAAAACCAGGCACAGAGTACTGGGGGCTCCCACCGGGGGGTTTTGGCACAAGTGTatgtagggttggcacctttgcctatggctaaacctgaacaaagggggcggggctgatggcatcaggggtggggcagtgatgccgGGGGGTGGGCATGATAATGTCAGGGGTGGGCCTGATGATattgggtggggttatgatgccgGGGCGGGGTTATTAcatcacttaaggtccccatacacgggccgatagtagctgccaatatgggccccttggactgattcggcagcttatcggcctgtgtagggtcagaaacgaggggcctgaccgaccgatatctggcctataattgggcagatatcgatcggccaggttagaaaattcagtcggatcggggaccacattggctcgttgatgcggtccccgaaccgactgccccattgcctccaatataattcgatcatttgcccccaggtggggatatcaggtgaagatccgctcacttggcgatctcgtcaagcgagcaaatctcaacgtggatggggacctttagatgcaATTGGCTGGATTTCTGTTCACAATGTTTTAAACCAGACAGGAGGTTTTGAAAGGACAGTCCATTGAAAAACTGCGGTGTCTGGTTTAAAGtcggagaggtggcaaccctacattctgcctttgggatctattatacagaaaccattTTTCCAGAAagctaatttagaaaaacaattcctcatttttaactgatttgcttttttcttcaTGTCAGGTTTGGACTAGGGGGGTGCAGGGAAcagggtcccccccccccaacgaaCACAAAATGTCCCTACGTTTTTATCTTTTGTGTCATTTTTCTCTTGTTAAATCTTttcatcttgtttttattgttacTCTCAGTCAGTGATTTTCGACTCCTTCTTCACAGGGCTGTTTGGGGTGAACATTTCTCCCACTGCTGTGGCCCCTCGCTATGTGTTGTGCCCCCGCTCAGCATTCTTTGAGTTCATCGCCGTCGGAGTCGGGGCGGAAGGATCAGAAGAAACAATATGTTTGCAAGATGTTTGTGCTGAGAAAGCCTATGAGCTGGTTATAACCACCAGAGACGGACTGTGCAGGTAGGGCCAGGGGCTGGGAACCCTCCcaaatttattattacagagaaaagggaatcatttaaccattaaataaacccaatagggctgttctgcccccaataaggggtaattatatcttagttgggatcaagtacaggtactgttttattattacagagaaaagggaatcatttaaccatgaaataaacccaatagggctgttctgccccaataaggggtaattatatcttagttgggatcaagtacaggtactgttttattattacagagaaaagggaatcatttaaccatgaaataaacccaatagggctgttctgcccccaataaggggtaattatatcttagttgggatcaagtacaggtactgttttattattacagagaaaagggaatcatttaaccatgaaataaacccaatagggctgttctgcccccaataaggggtaattatatcttagttgggatcaagtacaggtactgttttattattacagagaaaaggggaatcatttaaacatgaaataaacccaataggattgttgcttttaattgagtctatgggagatggccttcctgtaattcggaactttctggataatgggtttctgtaacATATCCCATTCCCAGAGCTGGATTTCTCTCTCTGTTGCTAGCACCCCTTCCAGCCACTTGCACCCGTCCCCCCACTGCTGGCACCCCCTCTCACCCACCTGCGGGTGCCTCCTGCCGCCACAGCAGGAAGGCAATGTGCAGATTAGGAATTTAGTCACTTAGGTAATTAGTCACTTCtgattatatgtatgtattgtgtatatagtgaataaagtaccccctattgtagaatatagggatattataagtccccgaggggttccttataatatatagtgaataaagtgccccctattgtaacatatagggatataataagtccccgaggggttccttataatatatagtgaataaagtaccccctattgtaacatatagggatattataagcccctgaggagttccttataatatatagtgaataaagtgccccctattgtaacatatagggatattataagcccccgaggagttccttataatatatagtgaataaagtaccccctattgtaacatatagggatattataagccccagaggagttccttataatatattgtgaataaagtgccccctattgtaacatatagggatattataagtccccgaggagttccttataatatatagtgaataaagtgccccctattgtaacatatagggatattataagcccccgaggggttccttataatatatagtgaataaagtgccccctattgtaacatatagggatattataagtcacagaggagttccttataatatatagtgaataaagtgccccctattgtaacatatagggatattataagtcacagaggagttccttataatatatagtgaataaagtgccccctattgtaacatatagggatattataagtcacagaggagttccttataatatatagtgaataaagtgccccctattgtaacatatagggatattataagcccccgaggagttccttataatatatagtgaataaagtgccccctattgtaacatatagggatattataagtcacagaggagttccttataatatatagtgaataaagtgccccctattgtaacatatagggatattataagcccccgaggagttccttataatatatagtgaataaagtgccccctattgtaacatatagggatattataagcccccgaggagttccttataatatatagtgaataaagtaccccctattgtaacatatagggatattataagtcacagaggagttccttataatatatagtgaataaagtaccccctattgtaacatatagggatattataagtcaccaaggagttccatgaccattagGAGGCCGAatgccgagtgcttttatacaggccatggaactccgaggtgacttctaatatcctcatattttacaacagggggtactttatttattataatatacaagtttcagtgagtcatgtgacagaaatgacatcactaagctccgtttataaggctataatttacagtttggtcccatagggaaatgacccaactgtatattatatgtgtatatggtACATGTATATATGGTTACTGCTATAGCAGCATATAAATGTTATGCCCTTTATTCTCTGCCATAGGTACCGACTGGGGGATGTTGTACGAGTTACTGGTTTCCACAACAAAAGCCCCATCGTGGAGTTTCTGTACCGGTAAGTTGCCGAACACTTTCACATTTTAACCAGAATTTTGTTGGTTTAGTTTGAAGATGTATAATGGGCAGTTATTAAATAAAATGAGAAATATGATGTATGTATTAGAGAATTAAGCAGTAGATCAGATAGGGGGTTGTACTCTGAAATATAGAAGTTTTTATGGAAACATTGCATTTCTGTAGGAAAAGCCAGACCTTAAGCGTCCGAGGAGAACAAGTGACAGAAGATGAGTTCTACAGGGTCTTACTGCGCGCTGTGGGGCTGTGGCCTGGGGTCACTCTCATCAACTACTGCTGCGCAGAGAGTGGCATTCTGGGTAAGTCTGTGTCTGCATTAAACTGTCTTATCATTATGGGCAACAGCAAAACCCCGTCTGACcacagaaaagcagcattttcccCCCAAGTACATTCCCTAGCCCCGGCACCTAGTTTATATGCCCTAGAGCCACGTGGAATAGTAACATAGTTTGCTATAATAACCAAAGGTCTGTTAAGCTcaaccttaaggtgcccatacaccttaagatccgcttgcttggcaatgtcgccaagcgagcagatcttctcacGATAtccgccacctacgggtgggcgatatcgggggaatttaggctaattcaaacGTTTGGCCCTGGTCCCATGTATTCAATATGTCTCCTTCagtgtcatataagctgatgccgcagggctgattattatgtTCTGATGGTAATGGCACTGATTGTATCAGTCAATTATTCTTCTATTCAGAGGTGTAACAATGCCCAGATTAGTTAATAAAGCCCAATACGTTTAGAATTGATGTAATGGCCCTGCTGTTCCCCATTAATCTCTATTATCCGAGGGGGCAGGGCTGTGTTTTCTCTCCTATCAGTGAAGCTGTTCCCATTAGAATCATGCTAGCTAGGGTCAGAGGGCAGGGATAAAGAAAATATTGAATTGATACAGAGATATGTACCTTATGGATCAAAAGGAATTTAGCCTTAAGTCTCCCTGTACTCACAGTGAAATCATTATTTTCCTGAAATtcacattaaaggggcagttcacctttagtatgtcatagaatggccaattctaaacaacttttcaattggtcttcattatttatttgttatagtttcttaattatttacctttctcttctgcctctttgcagctttcaaatgggggtcactgaccccggcagccaaaacctattgctctgtgaggctccagttttattgttattgttactttttattacttatctatatatttaggtcatctattcatattcccatctcccaTTCAAATAAcagcctggttactagggtaaataagaccctagcaaccagagagctactGAAATaacaaactggaaagctgctgaacaaaagctatatactgtaactgaaagaccataaaaaatgaagaccaattgcaaattgtcttatcaatctttttcatattaaaagttagtta includes:
- the ghdc gene encoding GH3 domain-containing protein; protein product: MLVAVSLFLTLFLGALGCILLVLPWKSWAAHKRLVRFWRWRCLRALSRAEQRHKLEKDTADAERIQEKVLLGILGGLKETDYGQKHHFRDLTDVSSFRKLHPLTGYHDYKDCIQQILEGAENILVPGKPIALVATAGTSGAPRTVPVTAHSAAERFQQGAMVSLEVIHSTFPGALEKVARFSVPPSICHSKSGIPIGPYPSVASYTEQLYTPDVPSDPKMAAYGLLYIQLLFALKEPGLTSLETSFAWLLLRVFSILETQWETLVKDIMQGRISPDLELPQDVRKQIEDNLLAEPRRARELHAQCEKGFLGIAKRIWPRLQVAITVCSGGSELDWQLLRDVPCQGVTLYSPLYCAAEGLFGVNISPTAVAPRYVLCPRSAFFEFIAVGVGAEGSEETICLQDVCAEKAYELVITTRDGLCRYRLGDVVRVTGFHNKSPIVEFLYRKSQTLSVRGEQVTEDEFYRVLLRAVGLWPGVTLINYCCAESGILGHLSGGSDPHYEVFIAVKGARDLSEEQRYKLDQVLQEHFPLYKSFRFKGSIGPVRVHLTSPKSFYNLLELSSSLSGAPLHTIQPPRTLRYRELAESIRKQVLS